A DNA window from Thiopseudomonas alkaliphila contains the following coding sequences:
- a CDS encoding c-type cytochrome: MKKLLTGSLAAIALAVSVQAAAQVDPEDQIYYRKAGYAFMAWNVGKIKGMLENESTWNLEQVQAAANSIAATANSGMGALFSPGTEKSIGDTKTRVKPEMFQDAEGVNKVGMAFHKAATELKVAADAGDKVQITTAFSDLGASCKGCHDNYRMK; this comes from the coding sequence ATGAAAAAGTTACTGACAGGCAGTTTAGCCGCTATTGCATTAGCCGTGAGTGTTCAGGCCGCAGCCCAAGTAGACCCTGAAGATCAAATTTACTACCGTAAAGCCGGCTATGCATTTATGGCATGGAACGTAGGTAAAATTAAAGGCATGCTGGAAAATGAATCCACATGGAATCTTGAGCAAGTTCAAGCCGCTGCTAACAGCATCGCTGCCACTGCCAACTCAGGCATGGGCGCCTTATTTAGCCCAGGCACAGAAAAAAGCATTGGCGATACCAAAACCCGCGTTAAACCTGAAATGTTCCAAGATGCTGAAGGCGTAAACAAAGTAGGGATGGCGTTCCATAAAGCAGCCACCGAATTAAAAGTGGCGGCAGATGCCGGCGATAAAGTGCAAATCACTACCGCGTTTTCTGATCTTGGCGCTAGCTGCAAAGGTTGCCACGATAACTACCGCATGAAATAA
- the lysM gene encoding peptidoglycan-binding protein LysM, with amino-acid sequence MGLFSFVKDAGTKLWESVVGSEAHAAEAETSLREHVAKVGLGNPDIQIKVEGEKVIVSGNAVSQEEKEKVLLALGNVAGVSEVEDHISVPNTEPEARFVTVKAGDTLSAIAKAEYGNANAYMKIFEANKPMLSHPDKIYPGQVLRIPQE; translated from the coding sequence ATGGGACTTTTTTCATTCGTCAAAGATGCAGGTACTAAACTTTGGGAATCAGTAGTAGGTTCTGAAGCCCACGCCGCAGAAGCTGAGACCTCATTACGTGAGCACGTCGCAAAAGTAGGCTTAGGTAATCCAGATATTCAGATCAAGGTTGAAGGCGAGAAAGTGATCGTTAGCGGTAATGCGGTCAGCCAAGAAGAGAAAGAAAAGGTGCTGTTAGCCTTAGGTAACGTAGCAGGCGTGAGTGAAGTCGAAGATCACATCAGCGTGCCTAATACTGAGCCAGAGGCGCGTTTTGTTACGGTAAAAGCCGGGGATACGCTCAGTGCAATTGCTAAAGCTGAATACGGCAATGCTAATGCGTATATGAAAATTTTTGAGGCCAACAAACCTATGTTGTCACATCCGGATAAAATTTATCCAGGCCAAGTATTACGTATTCCCCAAGAGTAA
- a CDS encoding GMC family oxidoreductase has product MSFPDMFLQGIAAGWNVQPGTEVDPLQPVQVDVVVVGSGAGGATTAEYLAEAGYSVLVIEEGPLKTSSDFKMLEQQAYSELYQEGLGRVSKDGAITILQGRAVGGTTLINWTSSFRTPEATLQHWQDEWQVSGFSQAELAPWFERLEQRLNIAPWAVPANANNAVIQQGCEALGWDWAVIPRNVTHCLNLGYCGMGCPANAKQSMLVTSLPAMLKQQGRLIYRARAERLDIQQQRVTGLICQPLDEQALQAQGQPFKVVAKHYVLAGGSINTPALLMRSKAPDPYQRCGKRTFLHLVNFSLAQFTRTINPFYGAPQSVYSDQFQWQAGVTGPVGYKLEVPPLQPAFLGSLLTAYGQAHAELMAQLPQTNVMLSLLRDGFHPESPGGTVQLNRDGSPVLDYPVTDYLWDGLQRALLSMAEIQFAAGAKQVMPLHTDGRLQRSWRAVQEHIKGLALQRYKMRLGSAHVMGGCNMSDDPRKGVVNSLGQHHQLANLSVHDGSLFPTSIGANPQLSVYAISAKLAAGLAQRLSA; this is encoded by the coding sequence ATGAGTTTTCCAGATATGTTTTTGCAAGGTATAGCCGCAGGTTGGAATGTACAGCCGGGTACAGAGGTTGATCCGCTGCAGCCAGTGCAGGTTGATGTGGTGGTTGTCGGCTCGGGTGCGGGCGGGGCCACCACGGCAGAGTATTTAGCCGAGGCGGGTTATTCAGTTTTAGTGATTGAGGAAGGCCCTTTAAAAACCAGTAGCGACTTTAAGATGCTTGAGCAGCAAGCTTATTCTGAGTTGTATCAAGAGGGTTTAGGTCGAGTCAGTAAAGATGGTGCAATCACTATTTTGCAGGGACGTGCGGTTGGTGGAACAACTTTAATTAATTGGACTTCTAGCTTTAGAACACCGGAGGCTACGTTACAGCACTGGCAGGATGAGTGGCAGGTCAGTGGATTTAGCCAAGCCGAGTTAGCGCCTTGGTTCGAACGTTTAGAGCAGCGCTTAAATATCGCGCCTTGGGCTGTACCAGCTAATGCAAATAATGCGGTGATTCAACAGGGCTGCGAGGCATTAGGCTGGGACTGGGCCGTGATTCCACGAAATGTAACCCATTGTTTGAATCTGGGTTATTGCGGTATGGGCTGTCCGGCTAATGCTAAGCAATCCATGTTGGTCACTAGTTTGCCAGCGATGTTAAAACAACAAGGGCGATTAATTTATCGCGCCCGAGCTGAGCGTTTAGACATCCAACAGCAACGAGTCACGGGACTTATCTGTCAGCCTTTGGACGAGCAAGCATTGCAGGCGCAGGGACAGCCGTTCAAAGTAGTGGCAAAACATTATGTGCTAGCGGGTGGCAGCATTAACACCCCGGCTTTATTAATGCGCTCGAAAGCGCCAGACCCTTATCAGCGTTGTGGTAAGCGCACATTTTTGCATTTAGTAAATTTCTCGCTGGCGCAATTTACACGAACAATTAATCCATTTTACGGTGCACCGCAATCGGTTTACTCCGATCAGTTTCAATGGCAGGCGGGCGTTACGGGGCCTGTGGGTTATAAACTTGAGGTGCCTCCATTACAGCCTGCTTTTTTAGGCTCGCTATTAACTGCATATGGCCAAGCCCATGCTGAACTGATGGCGCAATTACCACAAACCAACGTCATGCTGTCCTTGCTGCGTGATGGTTTTCATCCAGAAAGTCCAGGTGGCACGGTGCAGCTGAATCGAGACGGAAGTCCAGTACTGGATTATCCGGTAACCGATTATCTATGGGATGGATTACAACGAGCACTGTTGAGTATGGCTGAAATTCAGTTCGCTGCAGGTGCCAAGCAGGTTATGCCTTTGCATACCGATGGCCGTTTGCAAAGGAGTTGGCGCGCGGTACAAGAGCATATTAAAGGCTTAGCTTTGCAGCGTTACAAAATGCGTCTAGGCAGTGCCCATGTGATGGGAGGCTGTAATATGAGCGATGATCCGCGTAAAGGTGTGGTGAATAGTTTGGGTCAACATCATCAGTTGGCTAATCTATCAGTACATGATGGATCGCTATTTCCAACCAGTATTGGTGCTAATCCACAGTTGTCGGTATATGCCATTAGCGCCAAGCTAGCGGCTGGCTTAGCGCAGCGCTTAAGCGCATAA
- a CDS encoding twin-arginine translocation signal domain-containing protein gives MPAKTQHKTLITRRRLLQASLVGGALAVGGGSAYLAWAPTEPVAESYQWLRASEVQLLSYLVPVVLAGNRPQNSKQLQDYLTALDYKLLHLSRDKAEQLRQLFTLLSQRWSRWPLTGIWQDWSEISPEQIQAFLQRWQHSSLSVLVMGQAALTQLLLLTRYSQLDSWAHCGYPGPPDILG, from the coding sequence ATGCCAGCTAAAACCCAGCATAAAACGCTTATAACGCGCCGCCGTTTGCTGCAAGCAAGCTTAGTTGGCGGTGCTTTAGCCGTGGGCGGTGGCAGTGCTTATCTGGCATGGGCGCCGACTGAGCCGGTGGCTGAGAGTTATCAATGGTTGCGAGCCTCGGAGGTGCAGCTATTGAGCTATCTCGTGCCGGTAGTGTTAGCAGGTAATCGACCACAGAATTCCAAGCAACTGCAGGACTACTTAACCGCGCTGGATTATAAGCTGCTGCACTTATCTCGGGATAAGGCCGAGCAATTGCGCCAGCTGTTTACGCTGCTTAGTCAGCGTTGGAGTCGTTGGCCATTAACCGGCATTTGGCAAGATTGGTCAGAAATTAGTCCTGAGCAAATCCAAGCGTTTTTACAGCGCTGGCAACACAGCTCGCTAAGTGTATTGGTTATGGGACAAGCGGCGCTGACTCAGCTGCTGTTATTAACCCGTTATAGCCAGTTAGATAGTTGGGCGCATTGTGGGTACCCAGGCCCACCCGATATTTTGGGGTAG
- a CDS encoding coniferyl aldehyde dehydrogenase: MPLSEQQLEVQLQELDSLFSQQKKAFNADKMPTYEQRYQWLDQLYQLLFEHQSALINAISQDFSHRSADETQLAELMPSLHGINYARRHLKHWLKPSKRKVGLAFQPAKAEVHYQPLGCVGIIVPWNYPLFLAIGPLTAALAAGNRVMLKLSEFTPATSALLKQLLEDCFPEELVSVVLGEAQVGAAFSALAFDHLLFTGATSVGKQVMRAAANHLTPVTLELGGKSPAIISAEVPMLDAVERIAFGKLLNAGQTCVAPDYVLVPEARQQEFIEAYLAQVQQFYPAISDNPDYSAIINQRHLQRLQGYLDEAEQLGATVLYSHPLPTASSTERRLVPSVVTGVTDQMRLMQDEIFGPILPVVPYQTLEQALAYIEQRPRPLALYYFGYNQDQQQQVLEQSHSGGVCLNDTLMHVAQEDLPFGGIGPSGMGCYHGHEGFLTFSHAKSVFIKQRFNAAKVIYPPYGGWLQKMVNKFFVR, encoded by the coding sequence ATGCCATTGTCAGAACAACAGCTTGAAGTGCAGCTGCAGGAACTGGACAGTTTATTCAGTCAGCAAAAAAAAGCCTTTAATGCCGATAAAATGCCAACCTATGAGCAGCGCTATCAATGGTTAGATCAGCTCTATCAGCTGTTGTTTGAACATCAAAGCGCTTTGATTAATGCCATTAGCCAAGACTTTAGCCATCGCTCAGCTGATGAAACGCAGCTTGCTGAGTTAATGCCAAGCTTACATGGCATTAACTACGCTAGGCGTCATTTAAAGCATTGGCTAAAACCAAGTAAACGCAAGGTAGGCTTAGCCTTTCAGCCAGCTAAAGCAGAGGTGCATTATCAGCCCTTAGGGTGTGTAGGCATTATTGTGCCGTGGAACTACCCGCTGTTTTTGGCGATTGGACCTTTAACTGCAGCCTTAGCTGCTGGTAATCGGGTGATGCTTAAACTGAGCGAATTCACCCCTGCTACCTCAGCCCTATTGAAACAGTTATTAGAAGATTGTTTCCCTGAAGAGTTAGTCTCGGTGGTGTTAGGCGAGGCGCAAGTGGGCGCGGCATTTTCCGCACTGGCGTTTGATCATTTGCTATTTACTGGCGCCACTTCGGTCGGCAAGCAGGTAATGCGCGCCGCGGCTAATCACTTAACCCCAGTGACCTTAGAGTTGGGGGGCAAGTCACCAGCGATTATTAGTGCCGAGGTTCCGATGCTCGATGCGGTAGAGCGCATCGCGTTTGGCAAGCTATTAAATGCTGGGCAAACCTGTGTGGCGCCTGATTACGTGTTAGTACCTGAAGCTCGTCAGCAAGAATTTATTGAGGCCTATCTGGCGCAAGTTCAACAGTTTTATCCAGCGATTAGTGATAATCCAGACTACAGCGCAATTATTAATCAGCGCCATTTACAGCGCTTACAAGGTTATCTAGATGAGGCTGAACAGCTCGGTGCTACGGTGCTGTATAGCCATCCGTTACCAACGGCCAGCAGTACTGAACGGCGCTTGGTGCCCTCGGTGGTGACCGGGGTTACCGATCAGATGCGGCTGATGCAAGATGAGATTTTTGGCCCGATTCTGCCAGTAGTGCCTTATCAAACCTTAGAGCAAGCTCTAGCTTATATTGAGCAGCGGCCCAGGCCTTTGGCACTTTATTACTTTGGTTATAACCAAGATCAGCAACAGCAGGTACTTGAACAAAGTCATTCAGGTGGTGTGTGCCTGAATGACACCTTGATGCATGTTGCCCAAGAGGATCTACCGTTTGGTGGCATTGGGCCCTCTGGAATGGGGTGTTACCACGGGCATGAAGGGTTTTTAACCTTTAGCCATGCCAAGAGTGTTTTTATTAAGCAGCGCTTTAATGCCGCCAAAGTGATTTATCCACCTTATGGCGGTTGGTTACAAAAGATGGTGAATAAATTTTTTGTCCGTTAG
- a CDS encoding ArsR/SmtB family transcription factor, with the protein MNPTNERSLSLMPDSLAAFCKAAGDELRLLILRVLSNDSFGVLELAHIFAMGQSSISHHLKVLATAGLVATRREGNAIFYRRALTVPQQPLFELHSALLQEIDALSIEQPLQQRIHAVHQHRAMTSQEFFAKVGQEFAGRQDLIASLPQFSDSLLTLLDTLNFPATAEVLEVGPGDGGLLPALAQRFHRVRAIDNSPPMLELAQSLCQAQQLKNVELILADALKDPIAPAHCVIVNMVLHHFAAPAEALKQLARLVKPQGSLIISELCSHDQDWAKQACGDLWLGFDQEELATWANAAGLIPSDSVYLGLKNGFQIQLRHFAKPDS; encoded by the coding sequence ATGAACCCAACCAATGAACGCTCTCTTAGTCTAATGCCCGACAGCCTTGCCGCTTTCTGTAAAGCCGCAGGCGATGAGTTGCGTTTACTGATTTTACGGGTACTGAGTAATGATTCTTTTGGGGTATTAGAGTTAGCCCATATTTTTGCCATGGGGCAATCTAGTATCAGCCATCATTTAAAGGTACTGGCTACCGCTGGCTTAGTTGCAACGCGCCGCGAAGGCAATGCGATCTTTTATCGCCGTGCGCTCACGGTACCTCAGCAACCCTTATTTGAACTCCACAGTGCGTTGTTACAAGAAATTGATGCCTTAAGCATTGAACAGCCACTGCAACAACGAATTCATGCGGTACACCAGCACCGCGCAATGACCAGCCAAGAGTTTTTTGCCAAAGTAGGCCAAGAGTTTGCAGGTCGCCAAGATTTAATTGCCAGCCTGCCCCAGTTTAGTGACAGCCTGCTAACCCTGCTCGACACCCTAAACTTTCCTGCTACTGCCGAAGTATTAGAAGTTGGCCCTGGCGACGGTGGATTACTGCCTGCACTCGCTCAACGCTTCCATCGGGTACGGGCGATTGATAACAGTCCGCCCATGCTGGAGTTAGCTCAATCACTCTGCCAAGCGCAACAACTAAAAAATGTCGAACTGATTTTGGCCGATGCGTTAAAAGATCCTATTGCTCCAGCACATTGTGTGATCGTCAATATGGTCTTGCACCACTTTGCAGCGCCTGCCGAAGCCCTTAAACAACTGGCGCGTTTAGTCAAACCTCAGGGCAGCTTGATTATTAGTGAACTTTGTAGCCACGACCAAGATTGGGCCAAGCAGGCCTGCGGCGATCTTTGGTTAGGCTTTGACCAGGAAGAACTGGCCACTTGGGCCAACGCCGCAGGACTTATTCCCAGTGACAGTGTTTATCTGGGCTTAAAAAATGGCTTTCAGATTCAGCTCCGGCATTTTGCCAAGCCAGACTCCTGA
- the metK gene encoding methionine adenosyltransferase — translation MSEYSIFTSESVSEGHPDKIADRISDAILDAIISEDKQARVACETLVKTGVAIIAGEITTSAWVDLEQLVRDVIVDIGYNSSDVGYDGATCGIVNIIGKQSVDIAQGVDRSRPEDQGAGDQGLMFGYASNETDVLMPAPITFAHRLVERQAEARKSGLLPWLRPDAKSQVTCRYEDGKVVGIDAIVLSTQHNPEVSLKDLREAVMELIVKHTIPAHLLHKDTQFHINPTGNFVIGGPVGDCGLTGRKIIVDTYGGMARHGGGAFSGKDPSKVDRSAAYAGRYVAKNIVAAGLAERCEIQVSYAIGVAEPTSISLNTFGTGKISDEQIIKLVRDTFDLRPYAITTMLDLLHPMYEATAAYGHFGRNPYEMTVGNDTFTAFPWERVDRADALRIAAGL, via the coding sequence ATGAGCGAATATTCTATTTTTACGTCTGAGTCTGTCTCTGAAGGCCATCCAGACAAAATTGCTGACCGTATTTCTGATGCTATTTTAGATGCGATTATCAGTGAAGATAAGCAAGCCCGCGTAGCCTGTGAAACGCTAGTAAAAACCGGCGTGGCAATTATTGCCGGTGAAATCACCACCTCAGCTTGGGTCGACCTTGAACAGCTGGTGCGGGATGTGATTGTTGATATTGGCTATAACAGCTCTGATGTTGGCTACGATGGCGCCACCTGCGGCATCGTGAATATCATTGGTAAACAATCGGTAGACATCGCCCAAGGCGTCGACCGCAGCCGTCCAGAAGATCAAGGCGCCGGTGACCAAGGCTTAATGTTTGGTTATGCCAGCAACGAAACGGATGTTTTGATGCCAGCTCCTATTACCTTTGCTCACCGTTTAGTTGAGCGCCAAGCCGAAGCCCGTAAAAGTGGTTTATTGCCTTGGTTACGTCCCGATGCGAAAAGCCAAGTAACCTGCCGTTATGAAGATGGCAAGGTAGTGGGAATTGACGCAATTGTACTTTCAACCCAGCACAATCCTGAGGTCTCACTTAAAGACTTACGCGAAGCAGTGATGGAGCTGATTGTTAAGCACACTATCCCTGCACACTTACTGCACAAAGACACCCAGTTCCATATCAACCCAACCGGTAACTTTGTAATTGGTGGTCCTGTAGGTGACTGCGGTTTAACGGGACGTAAAATTATCGTTGATACCTATGGCGGCATGGCGCGTCACGGTGGCGGCGCGTTCTCTGGTAAGGATCCATCCAAAGTGGACCGCAGTGCAGCCTATGCTGGCCGTTATGTGGCTAAAAATATTGTCGCCGCAGGTTTAGCCGAGCGCTGTGAAATTCAGGTGTCCTACGCCATTGGTGTCGCTGAACCGACCTCAATCTCGCTGAATACCTTTGGTACTGGCAAAATCAGTGATGAGCAAATTATTAAGCTGGTGCGTGACACCTTTGATTTACGCCCTTACGCCATCACCACGATGCTGGATTTACTCCACCCGATGTACGAAGCCACCGCAGCTTACGGTCACTTTGGTCGCAACCCTTATGAAATGACGGTTGGTAACGACACCTTTACCGCCTTCCCATGGGAGCGCGTTGATCGTGCGGATGCTTTACGCATTGCCGCTGGCCTCTAA
- the hslR gene encoding ribosome-associated heat shock protein Hsp15 yields MAEEKVRLDKWLWAARFYKTRNLAKEAIEGGKVHHQGQRCKPAKTPSVGEEYVVRTGYDERTVVVKALSGVRRGAPEAQLLYQETAESIAKREQAANLRKAGALGLQTDGRPTKKQRRQIQQFKDFFD; encoded by the coding sequence GTGGCAGAAGAAAAAGTCCGTTTAGATAAGTGGTTGTGGGCGGCACGTTTTTATAAAACACGTAACCTAGCCAAAGAAGCGATTGAGGGTGGCAAGGTGCATCATCAAGGTCAGCGCTGTAAACCTGCAAAAACGCCTAGTGTCGGTGAAGAGTATGTGGTGCGCACCGGCTACGATGAGCGCACTGTCGTAGTAAAAGCCTTATCTGGCGTGCGGCGCGGCGCACCTGAAGCACAACTGTTATATCAGGAAACTGCCGAGAGCATCGCCAAACGCGAGCAAGCGGCAAATTTACGTAAAGCTGGCGCACTGGGCTTGCAAACCGATGGCCGACCAACTAAAAAGCAGCGGCGCCAGATTCAGCAGTTTAAAGACTTTTTTGACTAA
- the secB gene encoding protein-export chaperone SecB translates to MSEENNQAAAEQQAPQFSLQRVYVKDLSFEAPKSPEIFRAAWEPAVGLELNTSQSNIGDDFYEVVLTLTATVKTGEEVAFIAEVQQAGIFLIQGLEEAAMSHTLGSFCPSILFPYAREALDSVVIKGSFPALMLAPVNFDALYAQELERMQAQQTSSELQ, encoded by the coding sequence ATGAGTGAAGAGAATAATCAGGCAGCAGCTGAGCAGCAAGCACCACAGTTTTCCCTGCAACGGGTTTATGTCAAAGACTTATCCTTTGAAGCACCGAAAAGCCCAGAGATTTTTCGTGCCGCTTGGGAGCCAGCGGTCGGTTTAGAGCTAAACACTAGTCAGAGTAATATTGGCGATGACTTCTACGAGGTAGTGTTAACCCTGACGGCAACGGTTAAAACCGGTGAAGAAGTGGCCTTTATTGCTGAAGTGCAGCAAGCGGGTATTTTCTTAATTCAAGGCTTAGAAGAAGCTGCAATGAGTCATACTTTGGGCTCGTTCTGTCCTTCAATTTTATTCCCTTATGCCCGTGAAGCTTTAGATAGCGTGGTGATTAAGGGATCCTTCCCGGCCCTAATGTTAGCGCCAGTCAACTTTGATGCCCTGTACGCCCAAGAGTTAGAGCGCATGCAGGCGCAACAGACCAGTAGCGAGTTACAGTAA
- the grxC gene encoding glutaredoxin 3 produces MQQVLIYSSDFCPFCRRAKQLLEQKGVVYEEINVDKVRGSRKEMAEKAGRTSVPQIWIGETHVGGCDDLYALQQAGKLDALLQG; encoded by the coding sequence ATGCAACAGGTTTTGATTTACTCCAGCGATTTTTGCCCATTTTGCCGTCGGGCAAAACAGCTACTTGAGCAAAAAGGCGTGGTTTATGAAGAAATTAACGTCGATAAAGTACGTGGCTCACGGAAAGAAATGGCAGAAAAAGCAGGGCGCACCAGCGTGCCACAGATCTGGATTGGTGAGACCCATGTGGGTGGTTGCGATGACTTATATGCATTGCAGCAGGCGGGTAAACTCGATGCTTTATTGCAAGGCTAG
- a CDS encoding rhodanese-like domain-containing protein, translating to MFTQILEFLANHYILSGTFLLLLILLIVQSSRRSGKNLTSSQLTALVNRDQAVVLDIRAKKDFESGHIVDAINIPTDALKTRMGELQKYQDKLLVIVCASGVNAGSAAAELQKAGYQVARLAGGMTTWRNDNLPVVK from the coding sequence ATGTTTACGCAAATTTTAGAGTTTCTAGCAAATCACTACATTCTGAGTGGTACGTTTCTCTTATTATTAATCTTGTTAATCGTGCAAAGTTCGCGACGTTCGGGGAAAAACCTAACCAGCAGCCAGTTAACAGCACTGGTTAACCGTGATCAGGCGGTGGTGCTTGATATTCGTGCGAAGAAAGATTTTGAGAGCGGCCATATTGTGGATGCGATCAATATTCCCACTGACGCTTTGAAAACGCGTATGGGGGAGCTGCAGAAATATCAAGATAAATTATTAGTGATTGTGTGTGCTTCTGGGGTCAACGCGGGAAGCGCTGCGGCCGAATTGCAAAAAGCAGGTTATCAGGTAGCGCGTTTAGCCGGTGGTATGACAACATGGCGTAACGATAATTTGCCAGTGGTGAAGTGA
- the gpmI gene encoding 2,3-bisphosphoglycerate-independent phosphoglycerate mutase: MSTTPKPLALIILDGFGHSESPDSNAIYHANTPFYDHLRATYPHGLISGSGMDVGLPDGQMGNSEVGHMNLGAGRVVYQELTRIAKAIQDGDFFSNPALTQAVDKAVAANKAVHIMGLLSDGGVHSHQDHIMAMIDLAAQRGAESIYLHAFLDGRDTPPRSAESYINTLEQHFAKVGKGRFASLIGRYYAMDRDNRWDRVAQAWRLIVDAEPQFTAASAAEGLTQAYARDENDEFVKATQIGQPAPVNDGDAVIFMNFRADRARELTRCFTEANFAEFERQRVPALADFVMLTQYAASIQTSCAFAPSALTNVLGEYLANQGKTQLRIAETEKYAHVTFFFSGGREEPFAGEERVLIQSPAVATYDLQPEMSAPEVTDRIVEAIEQQQYDVIIANYANGDMVGHTGVFSAAVKAVECLDECLKRIVTALEKVGGEALITADHGNVEQMQDEHTGQAHTAHTCEPVPFIYVGQRPAQIREHGVLADVAPTMLNLMGLPIPEEMTGTPIVELK, encoded by the coding sequence ATGTCCACAACACCTAAACCTTTAGCACTGATTATTTTAGATGGCTTTGGTCACAGTGAATCTCCAGATTCTAATGCGATTTACCATGCCAATACGCCCTTTTATGATCACTTACGTGCCACCTACCCACATGGCTTAATTTCAGGAAGTGGTATGGATGTGGGTTTGCCTGATGGACAAATGGGTAACTCCGAAGTAGGTCATATGAACCTTGGCGCTGGCCGCGTGGTATATCAAGAATTAACGCGAATTGCTAAAGCCATTCAAGACGGTGACTTCTTTAGCAATCCGGCCCTCACCCAAGCGGTTGATAAAGCCGTGGCGGCCAATAAAGCCGTGCATATTATGGGCTTACTGTCTGATGGTGGTGTACACAGCCACCAAGACCATATCATGGCGATGATTGACTTAGCCGCCCAGCGCGGAGCCGAAAGCATTTATCTGCACGCCTTTTTAGATGGTCGCGACACCCCACCACGTAGCGCCGAAAGCTATATCAACACCTTAGAGCAACACTTCGCCAAAGTAGGTAAAGGCCGTTTTGCCAGTTTGATTGGTCGTTACTATGCAATGGATCGTGATAATCGCTGGGATCGCGTCGCACAAGCTTGGCGTTTAATTGTGGATGCCGAGCCTCAGTTCACTGCTGCAAGCGCGGCCGAAGGATTAACTCAAGCCTATGCCCGTGATGAAAATGATGAGTTCGTTAAAGCCACTCAAATTGGGCAGCCGGCCCCGGTAAACGATGGCGATGCGGTGATTTTCATGAACTTTCGCGCCGACCGTGCTCGCGAGTTAACCCGTTGCTTTACCGAGGCTAACTTTGCTGAGTTTGAGCGTCAGCGTGTACCGGCTTTAGCCGACTTTGTGATGCTGACCCAGTATGCAGCCAGCATCCAAACCAGCTGCGCCTTTGCGCCATCAGCACTGACTAACGTACTCGGTGAGTACCTTGCCAACCAAGGTAAAACCCAATTACGAATTGCCGAAACTGAAAAATATGCTCACGTAACCTTCTTTTTCTCCGGCGGTCGTGAAGAGCCGTTTGCAGGTGAAGAGCGGGTGCTGATTCAATCGCCAGCGGTTGCCACCTATGATCTACAACCAGAAATGAGCGCTCCAGAAGTCACCGATCGTATTGTCGAGGCTATTGAGCAACAGCAATATGACGTGATCATCGCAAACTACGCTAACGGCGATATGGTCGGCCATACGGGTGTTTTCTCAGCTGCAGTTAAGGCCGTAGAGTGCTTAGATGAGTGCCTAAAACGCATTGTCACAGCACTGGAAAAAGTAGGCGGTGAAGCGCTAATTACCGCAGACCACGGTAACGTTGAGCAAATGCAAGATGAGCATACCGGGCAAGCCCACACGGCCCACACCTGCGAGCCAGTACCCTTTATCTATGTTGGTCAGCGCCCAGCACAGATTCGCGAGCATGGCGTGCTAGCCGACGTGGCACCAACAATGCTGAACTTAATGGGATTGCCAATTCCTGAAGAAATGACCGGAACTCCAATCGTTGAACTTAAGTAA